One part of the Desulfonema ishimotonii genome encodes these proteins:
- a CDS encoding KdsC family phosphatase: MNLTPDLTEKLERTELLLLDVDGVLTDGGIIYDDDGKEIKIFNVRDGLGIRMAMDAGIGIGIVTGRSSGALRHRCRNLGIDYIFDGVKHKAAVLEKITDQTGVAPGQMAFVGDDLPDLPLMRRVGLSVAVSDAHEMVIGAAHLVTSRGGGCGAVREICDALLKARGAWERMLNRFE, encoded by the coding sequence AACCTGACGCCCGATCTGACGGAAAAGCTGGAGCGAACCGAACTGTTGCTCCTCGATGTGGACGGCGTTCTCACTGATGGCGGTATTATCTATGATGATGACGGGAAAGAGATTAAAATATTCAATGTCAGAGACGGGCTGGGGATCCGCATGGCGATGGATGCCGGGATCGGGATCGGTATCGTCACAGGGCGTTCTTCCGGGGCGCTGCGGCACCGGTGCAGAAATCTGGGGATCGACTATATCTTCGACGGCGTGAAACATAAGGCCGCTGTACTGGAAAAGATCACGGACCAGACCGGTGTGGCCCCCGGTCAGATGGCATTCGTCGGGGATGACCTGCCGGATTTGCCCCTGATGCGCCGGGTGGGGCTGTCTGTCGCCGTGTCCGATGCCCATGAGATGGTTATCGGGGCAGCGCATCTGGTGACGTCCCGGGGGGGCGGATGCGGGGCGGTCCGGGAGATCTGCGATGCCCTCCTGAAGGCCAGAGGGGCTTGGGAGCGGATGCTTAACCGTTTTGAATGA